In one Shinella sp. PSBB067 genomic region, the following are encoded:
- a CDS encoding ABC transporter substrate-binding protein — MLSATPTRRTFLQAGAALLASTALPTLALAQDAPSGGRLIVAADSEPKNLNPAIVASNGVFFVASKVVEPLAEAVFDGKDGLAPRLATAWEGSDDGLSVTFRLREGVTWHDGKPFTSADVAFSALNVWKPLQNLGRVVFAHLEAVDTPDEATAIFRFSRPTPLQLIRNALPVVSSVIPKHLYEGTDIAANPANVQLVGTGPFRFAEYKPGEYYRLTRNEAYWDKGQPKLDEIVFRVLPDRAGAGAALEAEEIQLAAFSAVPLTDLDRISKVPGIKVITKGYEALTYQLVVEINHRRKELADLKVRQAIAHAIDRKFVVDTIFLGYATASTGPVPKNAPEFYDADVPAYDFDVDKANALLDEAGYAKGADGKRFSLKLRPAPYFNETRQFGDYLRQALAAIGIDAALVNADSAAHQKAVYTDHDFDLAVAPPVFRGDPAISTTILVQSGIPAGVGFSNQGGYANAELDAVIAKAAETVDAAARTELYRQFQKLVVTDLPLINVAEWGFITVARDTVLNVASNPRWAVSNWADTALQS, encoded by the coding sequence ATGCTGAGCGCGACCCCAACCCGGCGGACCTTCTTGCAGGCAGGGGCCGCGCTGCTGGCCTCCACGGCCCTGCCGACGCTCGCCCTGGCGCAGGACGCGCCGTCCGGCGGCCGGCTGATCGTGGCGGCCGATTCCGAGCCGAAGAACCTCAATCCGGCCATCGTCGCCTCCAACGGCGTGTTCTTCGTGGCGAGCAAGGTGGTGGAGCCGCTGGCCGAAGCCGTCTTCGACGGCAAGGACGGTCTGGCGCCGCGTCTCGCCACCGCCTGGGAAGGATCGGATGACGGCCTTTCCGTCACATTCCGCCTTCGCGAAGGGGTGACCTGGCACGACGGCAAGCCCTTCACCTCGGCCGACGTCGCCTTCTCGGCGCTCAACGTCTGGAAACCCTTGCAGAATCTCGGCCGGGTGGTCTTCGCCCATCTGGAAGCCGTGGATACGCCTGACGAAGCGACCGCGATCTTCCGCTTCTCCAGGCCGACGCCGCTGCAGCTCATCCGCAACGCGCTTCCCGTCGTCAGCAGCGTCATCCCGAAGCATCTCTACGAGGGCACGGACATCGCCGCCAATCCGGCGAATGTCCAGCTCGTCGGCACCGGGCCGTTCCGCTTTGCCGAATACAAGCCCGGCGAATATTACCGCCTGACCCGCAACGAGGCCTATTGGGACAAGGGCCAGCCGAAGCTCGACGAGATCGTCTTCCGCGTGCTGCCGGACCGCGCCGGCGCGGGCGCGGCGCTGGAGGCCGAAGAAATCCAGCTCGCCGCCTTCTCCGCCGTGCCGCTCACCGATCTCGACCGCATCTCCAAGGTGCCCGGCATCAAGGTCATCACCAAGGGCTACGAGGCGCTGACCTACCAGCTCGTCGTCGAGATCAACCACCGCCGCAAGGAACTGGCAGACCTCAAGGTGCGCCAGGCGATCGCCCATGCCATCGACAGGAAATTCGTGGTCGACACGATCTTCCTCGGCTACGCCACGGCCTCGACCGGCCCCGTGCCGAAGAACGCGCCGGAATTCTACGATGCCGACGTGCCGGCCTACGACTTCGACGTCGACAAGGCCAATGCGCTGCTCGACGAGGCCGGCTATGCCAAGGGTGCGGACGGCAAGCGCTTCTCGCTGAAGCTGCGCCCGGCGCCCTATTTCAACGAGACGCGCCAGTTCGGCGATTACCTGCGCCAGGCGCTCGCCGCCATCGGCATCGACGCGGCGCTGGTCAACGCCGATTCCGCCGCGCACCAGAAGGCGGTCTACACGGACCACGATTTCGACCTCGCCGTCGCCCCGCCGGTCTTCCGCGGCGACCCGGCGATCTCCACGACCATCCTCGTCCAGTCCGGCATTCCCGCCGGCGTCGGCTTCTCCAACCAGGGCGGCTATGCCAATGCGGAACTCGACGCGGTCATCGCCAAGGCGGCGGAGACGGTCGATGCCGCGGCCCGCACGGAGCTCTACCGGCAGTTCCAGAAGCTGGTCGTCACCGACCTGCCGCTGATCAACGTCGCCGAATGGGGCTTCATCACGGTCGCGCGCGACACGGTGCTGAACGTCGCGAGCAACCCGCGCTGGGCGGTCTCCAACTGGGCAGATACCGCGCTGCAGTCGTGA
- a CDS encoding ABC transporter ATP-binding protein codes for MMMLCAVRQLSVTYRGQATPALAGIDLDIHAGERLAIIGESGSGKSTFARALAGLLPGGASVAGSLHWAAGDPPRAGRDIGFVFQDPSASLNPVLTIGEQVAEGARRHLGLSRKAGQAWALAMLERVRVPEPAKVLRGFPHQLSGGQRQRVAIAAALAARPGLLIADEPTSALDMVVQAEIVALLGDLVRNAGMTLVFVTHDIALASGFADRVAIFRDGRLVETGATGAVLAAPAAAYTAALIASHRDLATPPLIREAGR; via the coding sequence ATGATGATGCTTTGCGCGGTCCGGCAGCTCTCCGTCACCTATCGCGGCCAGGCGACGCCCGCCCTGGCCGGCATCGATCTCGACATCCATGCCGGCGAACGGCTGGCGATCATCGGCGAGAGCGGATCGGGCAAGAGCACCTTCGCCCGTGCGCTTGCCGGCCTGCTTCCGGGTGGAGCATCCGTCGCCGGCAGCCTGCATTGGGCGGCCGGCGATCCTCCGCGCGCCGGCCGCGACATCGGCTTCGTCTTCCAGGACCCGTCCGCCAGCCTAAACCCGGTTCTGACCATCGGCGAGCAGGTCGCGGAGGGTGCGCGCCGTCATCTCGGCCTGTCGCGCAAGGCGGGGCAGGCATGGGCGCTCGCCATGCTGGAACGGGTGCGCGTCCCCGAGCCCGCAAAGGTGCTGCGCGGCTTCCCGCACCAGCTTTCCGGCGGCCAGCGCCAGCGCGTGGCGATTGCCGCCGCGCTCGCGGCAAGGCCCGGCCTGCTGATCGCCGACGAACCGACCAGCGCGCTCGACATGGTCGTCCAGGCCGAGATCGTCGCGCTGCTCGGAGACCTCGTCCGAAATGCCGGCATGACGCTCGTCTTCGTCACCCACGACATCGCGCTCGCCTCCGGCTTTGCCGACCGCGTGGCGATCTTCCGCGACGGGCGGCTCGTCGAGACGGGCGCGACCGGCGCCGTTCTGGCCGCGCCCGCGGCTGCCTATACGGCGGCGCTGATCGCCAGCCACCGCGATCTTGCAACGCCGCCGCTGATCCGCGAGGCAGGCCGATGA
- a CDS encoding ABC transporter substrate-binding protein: MQIIRTKGILAAAVLVLSAGLAAPALSRDLTIVSWGGNYQDGQREIYFKPFAEKTGKPVLDEAWDGGIGVLQSKVKAGAPNWDAVQVEAEELALGCADGLYEKIDWDKLGGKDKFLDSAVNDCGVGAIVWSTAIAYDGDKLKEGPASWADFWNVEKFPGKRSLRKGPKYTLEFALLADGVPKDEVYEVLATDEGVDRAFKKLDELKPNIVWWESGAQPLQFLASGEVAMTSAYNGRITGINRTEGKNFKVVWPGSIYAVDSWVVLKDAENKDAAQDFIAFASEPDNQAKLPQYVAYGLPVKEAAAKVPPELAKDLPTEPANMTDALSLDIDFWIDNSEALTQRFNAWLAQ, encoded by the coding sequence ATGCAGATCATCAGGACCAAGGGAATTCTGGCAGCCGCCGTGCTCGTGCTTTCGGCGGGGCTTGCCGCGCCGGCGCTTTCGCGTGACCTCACCATCGTCTCCTGGGGCGGCAACTACCAGGACGGCCAGCGCGAGATCTACTTCAAGCCCTTCGCTGAAAAGACCGGCAAGCCGGTGCTGGACGAGGCCTGGGACGGCGGCATCGGCGTGCTGCAGTCCAAGGTGAAGGCCGGCGCGCCGAACTGGGACGCCGTGCAGGTCGAGGCGGAAGAGCTGGCGCTCGGCTGTGCCGACGGCCTCTACGAGAAGATCGACTGGGACAAGCTGGGCGGCAAGGACAAGTTCCTCGATTCGGCCGTCAACGATTGCGGCGTCGGCGCCATCGTCTGGTCGACGGCCATCGCCTATGACGGCGACAAGCTGAAGGAAGGCCCGGCCTCCTGGGCGGACTTCTGGAACGTCGAGAAGTTCCCCGGCAAGCGTTCGCTGCGCAAGGGGCCGAAATACACGCTCGAATTCGCCCTCCTGGCCGACGGCGTGCCGAAGGACGAGGTCTACGAGGTCCTGGCCACCGACGAGGGCGTCGACCGCGCCTTCAAGAAGCTCGACGAATTGAAGCCGAACATCGTCTGGTGGGAATCCGGCGCGCAGCCGCTGCAGTTCCTCGCCTCCGGCGAAGTCGCCATGACCTCGGCCTATAACGGCCGCATCACCGGCATCAACCGCACCGAGGGCAAGAACTTCAAGGTCGTCTGGCCGGGCAGCATCTATGCCGTCGACAGCTGGGTCGTGCTGAAGGACGCCGAGAACAAGGACGCCGCACAGGACTTCATCGCCTTCGCCAGCGAGCCGGACAACCAGGCCAAGCTGCCGCAATATGTCGCCTACGGCCTTCCCGTTAAGGAAGCCGCCGCCAAGGTGCCGCCGGAGCTTGCCAAGGACCTCCCGACCGAGCCGGCCAACATGACCGATGCCCTCTCGCTCGACATCGACTTCTGGATCGACAATTCCGAGGCGCTGACCCAGCGGTTCAACGCCTGGCTCGCCCAGTAA
- a CDS encoding ABC transporter permease translates to MNRALRLLRRRAIGSIPVLLIVVVLTFLLLEAAAGDAVDAYLLSIGGGDAAIAQSLRAAYGLDQSMPARLWVYLSSLGRLDLGWSVAFDRPVRDLILERLPNTFLLMGSATALSFAIGSALGIVAGAKPGSARDRVLSTLSLVLYAIPGFWLGLVLSIVFAVQLRWLPTSGIETIASGRAGLSRAADIAAHLVLPVGTLALVYMALFLRVMRAGMADVWRLDFVLFAQSKGLSRARIVLRHVARNALLPLVTMLGLQMAAMLGGSVVIESIFAIPGFGRLAQEAVSGRDTALLTGIIVTSAVLVILVNLVIDIVYAALDPRVGASERGA, encoded by the coding sequence GTGAACCGAGCCCTTCGATTGCTGAGACGCCGCGCGATCGGCAGCATTCCCGTGCTGCTGATCGTCGTCGTCCTGACGTTCCTGCTACTGGAAGCGGCCGCGGGCGACGCGGTCGACGCCTATCTCCTGTCGATCGGCGGCGGCGATGCCGCCATCGCGCAATCGCTGCGCGCGGCCTACGGCCTCGACCAGTCGATGCCGGCGCGGCTCTGGGTCTATCTCTCCTCGCTCGGCCGGCTCGATCTCGGCTGGTCCGTCGCCTTCGACCGGCCGGTGCGCGACCTCATCCTCGAACGCCTTCCCAACACGTTCCTGCTGATGGGCAGCGCCACGGCGCTTTCCTTCGCCATCGGCTCGGCGCTCGGCATCGTCGCCGGCGCGAAGCCGGGAAGCGCCCGCGACCGGGTCCTTTCCACGCTCTCGCTCGTCCTTTACGCCATCCCGGGCTTCTGGCTCGGCCTCGTCCTCAGCATCGTCTTCGCCGTGCAACTGCGCTGGCTGCCCACATCCGGCATCGAGACCATCGCTTCCGGGCGGGCGGGACTGTCCCGCGCCGCCGACATCGCCGCCCATCTGGTGCTGCCGGTCGGCACGCTGGCGCTGGTCTACATGGCGCTCTTCCTGCGCGTCATGCGGGCCGGGATGGCCGATGTCTGGCGGCTGGATTTCGTGCTCTTCGCGCAATCGAAAGGCCTGTCGCGAGCGCGGATCGTGCTCCGCCATGTGGCGCGCAACGCGCTCCTGCCGCTCGTCACCATGCTCGGCCTGCAAATGGCCGCCATGCTCGGCGGCAGCGTCGTCATCGAGAGCATCTTCGCCATCCCCGGCTTCGGACGGCTGGCGCAGGAAGCGGTGAGCGGGCGCGACACGGCGCTGCTGACCGGCATCATCGTCACGAGCGCGGTGCTTGTCATCCTCGTCAATCTCGTCATCGACATCGTCTATGCCGCGCTCGACCCGCGCGTCGGGGCTTCGGAGCGCGGCGCATGA
- a CDS encoding ABC transporter ATP-binding protein yields the protein MAEFIRFDRITKFYGALCVVENLDLSIAKGEFVSLLGPSGSGKTTLLMMLAGFEQPTSGAILVDGQAINNVPTHRRDMGVVFQSYALFPHMTVGENIAFPLQMRGLGKAEIAERVTRALDMVQLSTMRERRPSQLSGGQQQRVALARALVFEPRVVLMDEPLGALDKQLREQMQLDIRDLHRRLGLTIVFVTHDQSEALTMSDRVAVFNKGRIEQIGTPRQVYDEPATRFVAEFIGETNLLEGVVARVGGGEAAVRLGSGAEILAAAPAEVSAGQPVFLSVRPERIELAETASGANNCLETEVADSVYQGDHLRVQLDAGSHPLIAKLGRRSREFVPGTKVFAAFSAGDCRVILPPGQAS from the coding sequence TTGGCCGAATTCATCCGCTTCGACCGCATAACCAAATTCTATGGCGCGCTCTGCGTCGTCGAGAATCTCGATCTTTCCATCGCCAAGGGCGAGTTCGTCAGCCTGCTCGGCCCCTCCGGCTCGGGCAAGACGACGCTGCTGATGATGCTCGCCGGCTTCGAGCAGCCGACATCGGGCGCGATCCTCGTCGACGGCCAGGCGATCAACAACGTGCCGACCCACCGGCGCGACATGGGCGTCGTTTTCCAGAGCTATGCGCTCTTCCCGCACATGACGGTCGGCGAGAACATCGCCTTCCCCTTGCAGATGCGCGGGCTCGGCAAGGCCGAGATCGCCGAGCGCGTGACGCGCGCCCTCGACATGGTGCAGCTTTCCACCATGCGCGAGCGCCGTCCGAGCCAGCTTTCCGGCGGCCAGCAGCAGCGCGTGGCGCTTGCCCGCGCCCTCGTCTTCGAGCCGCGCGTGGTGCTGATGGACGAACCGCTCGGCGCGCTCGACAAGCAGTTGCGCGAGCAGATGCAGCTCGACATCCGCGACCTGCACCGCCGCCTCGGGCTCACCATCGTCTTCGTCACCCACGACCAGTCCGAGGCGCTGACCATGTCGGACCGGGTCGCCGTGTTCAACAAGGGCAGGATCGAGCAGATCGGCACGCCGCGCCAAGTCTATGACGAGCCGGCCACCCGCTTCGTCGCCGAGTTCATCGGCGAGACCAACCTCTTGGAAGGTGTCGTCGCCCGTGTCGGCGGGGGAGAGGCCGCCGTGCGGCTCGGCTCCGGCGCCGAGATCCTCGCCGCCGCGCCCGCGGAAGTCTCCGCCGGCCAGCCCGTTTTCCTGTCCGTGCGCCCCGAGCGCATCGAGCTTGCCGAAACGGCGAGCGGGGCGAACAACTGCCTGGAGACCGAGGTCGCCGATTCCGTCTATCAGGGCGATCACCTGCGCGTGCAGCTCGACGCCGGCAGCCATCCGCTGATCGCCAAGCTCGGCCGCCGCTCGCGTGAATTCGTGCCCGGCACGAAGGTCTTCGCCGCCTTCTCGGCCGGCGATTGCCGCGTCATCCTGCCGCCGGGACAGGCATCATGA
- a CDS encoding SDR family NAD(P)-dependent oxidoreductase has translation MTQERPTMLLTGASRGIGHATVKLFQSKGWRILTVSRQPFSEECAWPSARESHIQADLADLSQIERLAATVRERLPSGKLQALVNNAGISPKGPGRSRLGVADTTADVWTHVLNVNLVSTALIARALLPELEAAKGSIVNVTSIAGSRVHPFAGVAYAASKAGLASLTREMAHEFGKRGVRANAIAPGEIETSILSPGTDALVAAEVPMGRLGEPREVAETIYFLCTEQSSYINGAEIHINGGQHV, from the coding sequence ATGACCCAAGAACGCCCCACCATGCTGCTGACGGGGGCAAGCCGCGGGATCGGACATGCGACGGTCAAGCTCTTCCAGTCGAAGGGCTGGCGCATCCTCACCGTCTCGCGCCAGCCGTTCTCCGAGGAATGCGCCTGGCCCTCCGCCCGCGAGAGCCACATCCAGGCCGACCTTGCCGACCTTTCCCAGATCGAACGCCTCGCCGCGACGGTGCGCGAGCGGCTGCCGTCCGGCAAGCTGCAGGCACTGGTCAACAATGCCGGCATCTCGCCGAAGGGACCGGGCAGGAGCCGGCTCGGCGTTGCCGACACGACGGCCGACGTCTGGACCCATGTGCTCAACGTCAACCTCGTCTCGACCGCGCTGATCGCCCGCGCGCTGCTGCCGGAGCTGGAGGCCGCGAAAGGCTCGATCGTCAACGTCACCTCCATCGCCGGCTCGCGCGTCCACCCGTTCGCAGGCGTCGCCTATGCCGCCTCCAAGGCGGGGCTTGCATCGCTGACGCGGGAGATGGCGCATGAATTCGGCAAGCGCGGCGTGCGCGCCAACGCCATCGCCCCCGGCGAGATCGAGACCTCGATCCTGTCGCCCGGCACGGACGCGCTGGTCGCGGCGGAAGTGCCGATGGGCCGGCTCGGCGAGCCGCGCGAGGTGGCCGAGACGATCTATTTCCTGTGCACCGAGCAATCATCCTACATCAACGGTGCCGAGATCCACATCAACGGAGGCCAGCACGTCTGA
- a CDS encoding dipeptide/oligopeptide/nickel ABC transporter ATP-binding protein encodes MTLLDARNLGKRYVSGGRDVAALDGVSLTLCAGETLGLAGASGSGKSTLARVLTRLVPADGGTVRFDGEDWLGLSGSELRRRRAKMQMVFQDVLGAFNPRATVASVIEDPLRIHAVVPKAGRGREVAALLDRVGLPASYAARSIRDVSGGQRQRIAIARAIASRPALVVLDEAVSALDVSLREKILELLVALQAERGIAYLFVSHDLAVLAAISHRIAIMDAGRIVEAGPAAEVIGNPQSAAARALVRAVPRLVIEQEDRNAV; translated from the coding sequence ATGACGCTGCTCGACGCGCGAAACCTCGGCAAGCGTTACGTCTCCGGCGGCCGGGATGTGGCGGCCCTCGACGGTGTTTCGCTCACGCTTTGCGCGGGTGAGACCCTCGGCCTTGCCGGCGCCTCCGGCAGCGGCAAGTCGACGCTCGCGCGCGTCCTCACCCGCCTCGTCCCGGCAGACGGCGGCACGGTCCGCTTCGACGGCGAGGACTGGCTTGGCCTTTCCGGCAGCGAACTGCGCCGGCGGCGGGCGAAGATGCAGATGGTCTTCCAGGACGTGCTCGGCGCCTTCAATCCGCGCGCCACGGTCGCCTCGGTGATCGAGGATCCGTTGCGCATCCACGCCGTCGTGCCGAAGGCCGGGCGGGGCAGGGAGGTGGCCGCGCTGCTCGACCGCGTCGGCCTGCCGGCCTCCTATGCCGCGCGCTCGATCCGCGACGTCTCGGGCGGCCAGCGCCAGCGCATCGCCATCGCGCGCGCGATCGCCTCGCGGCCGGCCCTGGTCGTGCTCGACGAGGCGGTCTCCGCCCTCGACGTCTCGCTGCGCGAGAAAATCCTCGAACTCCTCGTCGCCCTGCAGGCGGAGCGCGGCATCGCCTATCTCTTCGTCTCGCACGATCTGGCCGTGCTCGCCGCCATCTCCCATCGCATCGCCATCATGGATGCCGGCCGGATCGTCGAGGCCGGCCCGGCGGCCGAGGTTATCGGCAACCCGCAATCAGCGGCCGCCCGCGCGCTCGTGCGCGCCGTGCCGCGCCTCGTCATAGAACAGGAAGACCGCAATGCCGTCTGA
- a CDS encoding ABC transporter permease, whose product MPTRITRFAFATLAILFLVAPLVAILPLAFTSSVILTYPVPAWSMRWFIELFTADAWKRAIVNSLIVGTGTTLLATTLGTAASLGLRNRGLLLRGAFRTLFLLPMVVPAVVLGVGMQVLLARFGLTNSYAGVIIAHTVVAVPFVVVSVTGALAGIDERVELAAQSLGASPATVFRRVTLPLAMPGVLSGAVLAFATSLDEVVLTLFVAGPNQRTLARQMFSSIRENISPAIAAAAFLFIAATLLIGLAVVLSRSMLARRR is encoded by the coding sequence ATGCCGACGAGGATCACCCGCTTCGCCTTCGCAACGCTCGCCATCCTCTTCCTGGTGGCGCCGCTCGTCGCCATCCTGCCGCTCGCCTTCACCTCGAGCGTCATCCTCACCTATCCCGTGCCGGCCTGGTCCATGCGCTGGTTCATCGAACTGTTCACGGCCGATGCCTGGAAAAGGGCAATCGTCAACAGCCTGATCGTCGGCACGGGCACGACGCTGCTCGCCACCACGCTCGGCACGGCGGCCTCGCTCGGCCTGCGCAACCGCGGCCTTCTGCTGCGCGGCGCGTTCCGCACGCTGTTCCTGCTGCCGATGGTGGTGCCGGCGGTCGTGCTCGGCGTCGGCATGCAGGTGCTGCTCGCCCGCTTCGGCCTCACCAACAGCTATGCCGGGGTCATCATCGCGCACACCGTCGTCGCCGTGCCCTTCGTGGTCGTCAGCGTCACCGGAGCGCTCGCGGGCATCGACGAGCGGGTGGAACTGGCCGCCCAGAGCCTCGGCGCATCGCCCGCCACGGTCTTCCGCCGCGTGACGCTGCCGCTCGCCATGCCGGGCGTCCTGTCGGGGGCGGTGCTCGCCTTCGCCACGTCGCTCGACGAGGTGGTGCTGACGCTCTTCGTCGCCGGCCCCAACCAGCGCACGCTCGCCCGGCAGATGTTCTCCAGCATCCGCGAGAACATCAGCCCGGCCATCGCCGCCGCCGCCTTCCTCTTCATTGCCGCGACGCTGCTGATCGGCCTTGCCGTGGTGCTGTCCCGCTCGATGCTGGCCCGGCGGCGCTGA
- a CDS encoding ABC transporter permease, giving the protein MSAGRSRAGRSLLLMAPLFAFLVAFFVWPLFSMMSQSVSDTAVLRLLPQSAEVLPGWDRKSPPTHEMQAALIADLKAVNDQQALGDMVRRLNSARSGFRTLMSKTTAALADPASPPVDLVSVDKRWEKPEFWIAIADALSPLTDRNLLAAVDLGRNADGHIEQLPPDQSVNRVILVRTFWISALVTFACMCIGYPYAIIAASLTGWKRDLMLAAVLLPLWTSLLVRTAAWFILLQEQGLINDLLQWLRITSAPLPLIFNRTGVIIAMTHVLLPFMVLPIYSVLITIPKNLMPAAASLGAPPLRAFLRVLLPLSLRGVASGGLLVFISAIGYYITPALIGGPGDQMISSIIAFYATGSANWGMAGALGVVLLVATLALYSVYARLSADEPGRR; this is encoded by the coding sequence ATGAGTGCCGGCCGCTCCCGCGCGGGGCGTTCGCTCCTGCTGATGGCGCCGCTCTTCGCCTTTCTCGTCGCCTTCTTCGTCTGGCCGCTCTTCAGCATGATGTCGCAGTCGGTTTCCGACACGGCCGTGCTGCGCCTGCTGCCGCAAAGCGCCGAGGTGCTGCCCGGCTGGGACCGCAAGTCGCCGCCGACGCACGAGATGCAGGCGGCGCTGATCGCCGACCTCAAGGCGGTGAACGACCAGCAGGCGCTCGGCGACATGGTGCGCCGTCTCAACAGCGCCCGCTCCGGCTTCCGCACGCTGATGTCGAAGACGACGGCCGCGCTCGCCGATCCCGCCAGCCCGCCGGTGGACCTCGTCTCCGTCGACAAGCGCTGGGAGAAACCCGAATTCTGGATCGCCATCGCCGACGCGCTCTCGCCGCTCACCGACCGCAATCTCCTGGCCGCCGTCGATCTCGGCCGCAATGCCGACGGCCATATCGAGCAGCTTCCGCCGGACCAGTCGGTCAACCGGGTGATCCTCGTGCGCACCTTCTGGATCTCGGCGCTCGTCACCTTCGCCTGCATGTGCATCGGCTATCCCTATGCCATCATCGCCGCCTCGCTGACGGGCTGGAAGCGCGACCTGATGCTCGCCGCCGTGCTGCTGCCGCTGTGGACCTCGCTTCTGGTGCGCACCGCCGCCTGGTTCATCCTCCTGCAGGAACAGGGCCTCATCAACGACCTCCTGCAATGGCTCCGGATCACCAGCGCGCCGCTGCCGCTGATCTTCAACCGCACCGGCGTCATCATCGCCATGACACACGTACTGCTGCCCTTCATGGTGCTGCCGATCTATTCGGTGCTGATCACCATTCCGAAGAACCTGATGCCGGCGGCCGCCTCGCTCGGCGCGCCGCCGCTGCGCGCCTTCCTGCGCGTGCTCCTGCCGCTCAGCCTGCGTGGCGTCGCCTCCGGCGGCCTCCTCGTCTTCATCTCGGCCATCGGCTACTACATCACGCCGGCGCTGATCGGCGGGCCGGGTGACCAGATGATCTCCTCGATCATCGCCTTCTACGCCACCGGCTCGGCAAACTGGGGCATGGCGGGCGCGCTCGGCGTCGTGCTGCTCGTCGCCACGCTCGCGCTCTACAGCGTCTATGCCCGGCTGTCGGCCGACGAACCGGGGAGGCGCTGA
- a CDS encoding ABC transporter permease has product MRVVRNLLATPEGMIGFVLIAVLALVALFAPALSPGDPLRIAGRALTAPFTDPAFPLGTDRLGRDVLAGIVHGARTSLLVGLAAACAALAIGLCVGLAAGFVGGIVDEALMRVVDAFQIVPSFLLALAFVSVVGASVPVVVLAIALGAWADPARLTRAQVLSVRERDYVASARVIGMHPAEIALREILPNVLPPVLALSAIIVAAAILTEAALSFLGLGDPNVVTWGSMIAEGRNVLRSSPFLSVLPGIALVVTVIAVYLLSEGLGKALSDREGAA; this is encoded by the coding sequence ATGAGGGTGGTGCGGAACCTGCTGGCGACGCCGGAGGGCATGATCGGCTTCGTCCTCATCGCCGTGCTTGCGCTCGTCGCCCTGTTCGCGCCCGCGCTTTCGCCGGGCGATCCGCTGAGGATCGCCGGCCGGGCCCTGACGGCGCCCTTCACCGATCCGGCTTTCCCGCTCGGCACGGATCGGCTGGGGCGCGACGTCTTGGCGGGCATCGTGCACGGCGCGCGCACCTCGCTCCTCGTCGGGCTCGCGGCGGCATGTGCCGCCCTTGCCATCGGCCTTTGCGTGGGGCTTGCGGCGGGCTTTGTGGGCGGGATCGTCGACGAGGCGCTGATGCGCGTGGTCGATGCCTTCCAGATCGTGCCGAGCTTCCTTCTGGCGCTCGCCTTCGTCAGCGTCGTCGGCGCCTCGGTGCCGGTTGTGGTGCTCGCCATCGCGCTCGGCGCCTGGGCCGATCCGGCGCGGCTCACGCGGGCGCAGGTGCTGTCCGTGCGCGAGCGGGATTATGTCGCCTCCGCGCGCGTCATCGGCATGCATCCGGCGGAGATCGCCCTCAGGGAAATCCTGCCGAATGTCCTGCCGCCGGTGCTGGCGCTCTCCGCCATCATCGTCGCCGCCGCGATCCTGACCGAGGCGGCGCTGTCCTTCCTCGGCCTCGGCGATCCGAACGTCGTCACCTGGGGGTCGATGATCGCCGAGGGACGGAACGTCCTGCGCTCCTCGCCCTTCCTGTCGGTCTTACCCGGCATCGCGCTGGTCGTGACGGTCATCGCCGTCTATCTCCTGAGCGAAGGCCTCGGCAAGGCGCTCTCCGACCGGGAGGGGGCAGCATGA